In Streptomyces sp. SID8374, one genomic interval encodes:
- a CDS encoding GAF and ANTAR domain-containing protein, with the protein MTDALTPGTPDLVSLLLDSDTLDEFLQALAENALVKAPGADGCGITLERQNRPLTVVSAGISAPPLDEAQYGQDDGPCLEALREGHEVSVGDMQVENRWNGYPAFAVAAGTRSSLSLPIAAHSHTAGALNLYSPKVNGFEEADLGGLRDLAAQATGAIALAQRLSDTQTFTADLQAALQSRTVIDQAAGIVMNQRRCTPEEALQTLRSASQHRNIKLRDLCAQLVGSISGGVPPGGPRLRPRP; encoded by the coding sequence ATGACCGACGCCCTCACGCCCGGGACGCCTGACCTCGTCTCCCTCCTCCTGGACAGCGACACGCTGGACGAGTTCCTCCAGGCGCTGGCCGAGAACGCGCTCGTGAAGGCCCCGGGCGCCGACGGCTGCGGCATCACGCTGGAGCGGCAGAACCGGCCCCTGACCGTGGTCAGCGCGGGGATCAGCGCGCCGCCGCTGGACGAGGCGCAGTACGGGCAGGACGACGGACCCTGTCTCGAAGCCCTGCGCGAGGGGCACGAGGTCAGCGTCGGCGACATGCAGGTGGAGAACCGCTGGAACGGCTATCCGGCCTTCGCCGTCGCCGCCGGGACCAGGTCGTCGCTCTCGCTTCCGATCGCCGCCCACTCCCACACCGCTGGCGCACTGAATCTGTACTCGCCCAAGGTGAACGGCTTCGAGGAGGCCGATCTCGGCGGTCTGCGCGACCTGGCCGCCCAGGCGACGGGGGCGATCGCCCTGGCCCAACGGCTCTCCGACACCCAGACCTTCACCGCCGACCTCCAGGCGGCTCTCCAGTCGCGCACGGTGATCGACCAAGCGGCCGGGATCGTCATGAACCAGCGGCGCTGCACCCCCGAGGAGGCGCTCCAGACGCTGCGCAGCGCCTCGCAGCACCGCAACATCAAGCTCCGCGACCTCTGCGCGCAGCTCGTCGGATCCATCTCGGGGGGCGTGCCGCCGGGCGGCCCCCGGCTGCGCCCCCGACCCTGA
- a CDS encoding DUF5133 domain-containing protein — translation MLMAHPAVLEELLRRYEELRAQRGQGGDGVARRLEDVSYTLCVSTGTREIAAALAAAREQLRRHAPGRNTPAGTTSVPA, via the coding sequence ATGCTGATGGCACACCCCGCGGTACTCGAGGAACTTCTGCGCCGCTACGAAGAACTCCGCGCACAGCGCGGCCAGGGCGGCGACGGGGTGGCCCGCAGGCTGGAGGACGTGAGCTACACGCTCTGCGTCTCCACCGGGACCCGTGAGATCGCCGCCGCGCTCGCCGCCGCCCGTGAGCAGCTGAGACGCCACGCCCCGGGACGGAACACCCCGGCCGGCACCACCTCGGTCCCCGCCTGA
- a CDS encoding plasmid stabilization protein: MPAGSNAKRERQYEHIKESQEERGTSEKRAKEIAARTVNKERARSGESETASRTSTKDPKSAYERGGERSHRGAQGPTKDQLYAEAKKKNIDGRSSMNKAELRKALGR, encoded by the coding sequence ATGCCTGCTGGATCCAACGCGAAGCGTGAACGCCAGTACGAGCACATCAAGGAGAGCCAGGAGGAGCGGGGGACCTCCGAGAAGCGCGCCAAGGAGATCGCCGCCCGGACGGTGAACAAGGAGCGGGCCCGGTCCGGTGAGTCGGAGACGGCGAGCAGGACGTCGACGAAGGACCCGAAGTCCGCCTACGAACGCGGTGGTGAGCGCTCCCACAGGGGCGCGCAGGGGCCGACGAAGGACCAGCTCTACGCGGAGGCGAAGAAGAAGAACATCGACGGACGCTCCTCGATGAACAAGGCGGAGCTGCGGAAGGCCCTCGGACGCTGA
- a CDS encoding DUF5709 domain-containing protein: MSDQARGDDVYQPQDDDGQDPPNDELDLENTLGERDLDDQMEEGYSPPERPLGVNKFGTTGAEEREGESLDQRLAQEVADVEPPAGDGIGDVTDGEGEPQDRIDGDARAGRLTAADDATGRNTDVFAEDVGIDGGAASAEEAAVHVADEEDGGGREA; encoded by the coding sequence ATGAGCGACCAAGCACGCGGCGACGATGTGTACCAGCCGCAGGACGACGACGGCCAGGACCCGCCCAACGACGAGCTGGACCTGGAGAACACGCTCGGCGAACGTGATCTGGACGACCAGATGGAGGAGGGGTACTCCCCTCCGGAACGTCCTCTGGGTGTGAACAAGTTCGGCACCACGGGCGCGGAGGAGCGCGAGGGCGAATCCCTCGACCAGCGGCTCGCCCAGGAGGTCGCGGATGTCGAACCGCCCGCCGGTGACGGCATCGGCGATGTCACCGACGGCGAGGGCGAGCCGCAGGACCGGATCGACGGCGACGCGCGGGCCGGACGGCTCACGGCGGCCGACGACGCGACCGGCCGGAACACCGATGTCTTCGCCGAGGACGTCGGCATCGACGGCGGCGCCGCGTCGGCCGAGGAGGCTGCCGTGCACGTGGCCGACGAGGAGGACGGCGGAGGCCGGGAAGCCTGA
- a CDS encoding HAD family hydrolase produces the protein MAAGAAIFDVDGTLTDTNHLHVVAWWEAFRQAGHTVPMPDIHRAVGLGSGDLIERLLGTDRDPGQDSAISSAHKALYGTYVDRLPAFEGAGDLLRTLAGRGWRVVLATSASGPELAGLRRAVDADEAIKDTASSDDVDEGKPAPEPVQLALELAGVGAEQAVFVGDTVWDMEAASRAGVRSVALLSGGIPRANLEAAGADAVFRDVAELLARLDDSPFGSA, from the coding sequence ATGGCAGCAGGCGCGGCGATCTTCGATGTGGACGGCACGCTCACCGACACCAACCATCTGCATGTGGTGGCCTGGTGGGAGGCGTTCCGGCAGGCCGGGCACACCGTGCCGATGCCGGACATCCACCGGGCGGTGGGCCTCGGCTCCGGTGATCTGATCGAACGGCTGCTGGGAACGGACCGGGACCCCGGCCAGGACTCCGCCATCAGCTCCGCGCACAAGGCGCTCTACGGGACGTACGTCGACCGCCTCCCCGCCTTCGAGGGCGCGGGCGATCTGCTGCGGACCCTGGCCGGGCGCGGCTGGCGGGTCGTCCTGGCCACCTCGGCGAGCGGGCCGGAGCTGGCGGGCCTGCGGCGGGCGGTGGACGCGGACGAGGCCATCAAGGACACGGCGAGCTCGGACGACGTGGACGAGGGCAAGCCCGCCCCGGAACCCGTACAACTGGCCCTGGAGCTGGCCGGTGTGGGTGCCGAGCAGGCGGTGTTCGTGGGGGACACGGTGTGGGACATGGAGGCGGCGTCCCGGGCGGGGGTGCGGTCGGTGGCGCTGCTGTCGGGCGGCATTCCGCGGGCTAACCTGGAGGCGGCGGGGGCGGACGCGGTCTTCCGGGACGTCGCCGAGCTGCTCGCCCGCCTGGACGACAGCCCGTTCGGGTCCGCCTAG
- a CDS encoding VOC family protein translates to MPITTEARPVRGAPCWVNLLVRDLPAAQAFYAGVLGWKFDDSDLLGEGFSVALADGRPVAGIGARSPFLAAPTVWTPYFASADVNGTADRIRERGATVAVGPLAVGEGRAAIASDRDGAVFGIWEGAAPLWSGVAGSLPWLELWTRDAFEAALFYGEVFSWPRPGPDGVDVAYEEEQIVARVGGRPMAVLSGGAVGSAPDPRIRPRWIVHFQVDDASRAAAQADRAGGKTFPSPGVRSSEYVVRDPEGALFTVAEEAGVSGTGT, encoded by the coding sequence ATGCCGATCACGACCGAGGCCCGGCCCGTGCGGGGCGCGCCCTGCTGGGTCAACCTGCTGGTGCGTGACCTCCCCGCCGCGCAGGCCTTCTACGCCGGCGTGCTCGGCTGGAAGTTCGACGACTCCGACCTGCTGGGCGAGGGATTCTCGGTCGCGCTCGCCGACGGGCGCCCCGTCGCCGGTATCGGGGCCCGCTCCCCCTTCCTGGCCGCCCCGACGGTGTGGACGCCGTACTTCGCCTCCGCCGATGTGAACGGGACCGCCGACCGGATCCGCGAGCGGGGCGCGACGGTCGCCGTCGGTCCGCTCGCCGTGGGGGAGGGGCGGGCGGCGATCGCCTCCGACCGGGACGGCGCCGTCTTCGGGATCTGGGAGGGCGCCGCGCCCCTCTGGTCGGGTGTCGCGGGCTCCCTGCCGTGGCTGGAGCTGTGGACCCGGGACGCCTTCGAGGCCGCCCTGTTCTACGGCGAGGTCTTCTCCTGGCCGCGCCCCGGGCCGGACGGCGTCGATGTCGCGTACGAGGAGGAGCAGATCGTGGCCCGGGTGGGCGGGCGGCCCATGGCGGTCCTCTCCGGCGGGGCCGTCGGCAGCGCCCCTGACCCGAGGATCCGCCCGCGGTGGATCGTCCACTTCCAGGTGGACGACGCCTCACGGGCGGCGGCCCAGGCGGACCGGGCGGGCGGAAAGACCTTCCCTTCGCCCGGTGTACGAAGCTCCGAGTACGTCGTCCGGGATCCGGAAGGAGCGCTGTTCACGGTGGCGGAGGAGGCGGGCGTCTCCGGGACCGGCACCTGA
- a CDS encoding RNA polymerase sigma factor SigF — protein MQAAPTPGFLSDASTPPTDDAFERLSALPPGAERDALRDDIICAWLPMAHRLASRFRSRGESMDDLRQVAAMGLVKAVDRYDPSRGKAFETYAVPTVTGEIKRHFRDHTWDVHVPRRVQDLRNRVRTARRDLAQRLGGRAPTCAEIATEAGLAEEDVLLGLEALESYSALSLDAEPAGADGGVPLADRLGSWDHALDVAVDREAVKPELRRLPERERTILYLRYFRDMTQLGIAERLGISQMHVSRLISRSCERVRAGALREAA, from the coding sequence ATGCAGGCTGCACCTACCCCCGGGTTCCTCTCGGATGCGAGCACCCCGCCCACGGACGACGCGTTCGAGAGGCTGAGCGCCCTTCCTCCGGGGGCCGAGCGGGACGCGCTGCGGGACGACATCATCTGCGCCTGGCTGCCGATGGCCCACCGGCTGGCCTCCCGCTTCCGCAGCAGGGGTGAGTCGATGGACGACCTGCGCCAGGTGGCCGCGATGGGGCTCGTGAAGGCGGTGGACCGCTACGACCCCTCCCGGGGCAAGGCCTTCGAGACGTACGCCGTGCCGACCGTGACCGGCGAGATCAAGCGGCACTTCCGTGATCACACCTGGGACGTGCATGTGCCCCGCCGGGTCCAGGACCTCCGTAACCGGGTCCGCACCGCGCGCCGCGATCTCGCCCAGCGGCTCGGCGGACGGGCCCCGACCTGCGCGGAGATCGCCACGGAGGCGGGCCTCGCCGAGGAGGACGTGCTGCTCGGTCTGGAGGCCCTGGAGAGTTACAGCGCCCTGTCCCTGGACGCCGAACCGGCGGGTGCCGACGGTGGAGTTCCCCTGGCCGACCGGCTGGGCTCCTGGGATCACGCCCTGGACGTCGCCGTCGACCGCGAGGCCGTCAAGCCGGAGCTGCGCAGGCTGCCGGAGCGCGAGCGGACCATTCTCTATCTGCGGTACTTCCGCGACATGACCCAGCTCGGCATCGCCGAACGCCTCGGCATCTCCCAGATGCACGTCTCCCGCCTGATCAGCCGATCCTGCGAGCGCGTTCGCGCCGGGGCCCTCAGGGAAGCCGCGTGA
- a CDS encoding NAD-dependent epimerase/dehydratase family protein, whose amino-acid sequence METTGRPGGKRIVVTGATGNVGTSVVRALAADPGVDSVLGLARRRPAAEIAGVEWDTVDLSREDSEERLTGLLRGAYAVVHLAWRFQPTHDPVTTWRSNVLGSQRVFRAVERSGVPALVHASSVGAYSPGPKDEPGVDEQWPTHGWPDAAYCREKAYLERVLDTYELRHPQIRVVRMRPGFLFKETAAPEQRRIFAGRYVPGNLLRPDLLPFVPDLEGLRFQVLHTDDAAEAYRLAVLNDVRGPFNLVADPVIDARALAELLDARIVRIPRALVRTALAGAWRAHAVPASPHLFDAVLRLPVLDSTRAHEVLGWHPARTAQEALNAFLHGVREGKGEDTAPLAGRKVG is encoded by the coding sequence ATGGAGACCACCGGACGGCCCGGCGGCAAGCGGATCGTGGTCACCGGCGCCACCGGCAACGTGGGGACGAGCGTCGTCCGCGCCTTGGCCGCCGACCCCGGGGTCGACTCGGTCCTCGGCCTGGCGCGCAGGCGGCCCGCAGCGGAGATCGCGGGGGTCGAGTGGGACACCGTCGACCTCTCGCGCGAGGACAGCGAGGAGCGGCTCACCGGCCTGCTGCGCGGCGCGTACGCCGTCGTCCACCTGGCGTGGCGCTTCCAGCCCACCCACGACCCGGTCACCACCTGGCGGAGCAACGTGCTCGGCTCCCAGCGGGTCTTCCGTGCGGTGGAGCGGAGCGGGGTGCCCGCCCTGGTGCACGCCTCGTCCGTCGGCGCCTACTCCCCGGGCCCCAAGGACGAGCCCGGCGTGGACGAGCAGTGGCCCACGCACGGCTGGCCGGACGCGGCCTACTGCCGGGAGAAGGCCTACCTGGAACGCGTCCTGGACACCTACGAGCTGCGGCACCCGCAGATCCGGGTGGTGCGGATGCGGCCCGGTTTCCTCTTCAAGGAGACGGCCGCGCCCGAACAGCGCCGCATCTTCGCCGGCCGCTACGTCCCCGGCAACCTCCTCCGCCCCGACCTGCTGCCGTTCGTGCCCGACCTGGAAGGGCTGCGGTTCCAGGTGCTGCACACCGACGACGCCGCCGAGGCGTACCGGCTGGCCGTCCTCAACGACGTACGCGGCCCCTTCAACCTGGTTGCGGACCCGGTGATCGACGCCCGCGCGCTGGCGGAGCTGCTGGACGCCCGGATCGTACGGATCCCCAGGGCGCTGGTGCGTACGGCGCTCGCGGGCGCCTGGCGGGCCCACGCCGTACCGGCCTCCCCGCACCTCTTCGACGCGGTGCTGCGGCTGCCCGTACTGGACTCCACCCGGGCGCACGAGGTCCTGGGCTGGCACCCGGCCCGTACGGCGCAGGAGGCGCTGAACGCGTTTCTGCACGGGGTGCGGGAGGGCAAGGGCGAGGACACCGCACCGCTGGCCGGCCGGAAGGTCGGCTGA
- a CDS encoding zinc-dependent alcohol dehydrogenase codes for MRALTYQGKRDVRVETVPDPKIQDPTDIIVKITSTGICGSDLHLYEVLGPYLDPGDILGHEPMGIVEEVGPEVHSVAPGDRVVIPFNVSCGHCYMCGQGLHSQCETTQVRERGSGAALFGYTKLYGQVPGGQAEYLRVPFGNDLPIKVPHGPSDDRFVYLSDVLPTAWQAVEYADIPPGGSVTVLGLGPIGAMAARIALHRGAGLVIGVDLVPERLDRVSAYGATCLDLRRYDKGKDLGDAIRDLTDGRGTDAVIDAVGMEAHGAPVAKAAHAAVGLLPDKVGRRLMETAGIDRLTALHTAIDLVRRGGTVSISGVYGGSADPMPLLTMFDKQIQLRMGQANVKRWVDDLLPLLVDGDPLGVDSFATHHLPLEQGPQAYETFQKKADGMIKTLLVP; via the coding sequence GTGCGCGCACTGACCTACCAGGGAAAGCGGGACGTCCGGGTGGAGACCGTTCCGGACCCGAAGATCCAGGATCCGACGGACATCATCGTCAAGATCACCTCCACCGGGATCTGCGGCTCCGATCTGCACCTCTACGAGGTGCTGGGCCCCTACCTCGATCCGGGCGACATCCTCGGCCACGAACCGATGGGCATCGTCGAGGAAGTGGGCCCCGAGGTGCACTCCGTCGCCCCGGGGGACCGGGTGGTCATCCCCTTCAACGTGTCCTGCGGGCACTGCTACATGTGCGGTCAGGGACTGCACTCCCAGTGCGAGACCACCCAGGTCCGCGAGCGCGGCTCGGGCGCCGCCCTCTTCGGGTACACCAAGCTCTACGGGCAGGTGCCCGGCGGCCAGGCGGAGTACCTGCGGGTGCCCTTCGGCAACGATCTGCCCATCAAGGTGCCGCACGGCCCCTCGGACGACCGGTTCGTCTACCTCTCCGACGTGCTGCCGACCGCCTGGCAGGCCGTGGAGTACGCGGACATCCCGCCCGGCGGCAGCGTCACCGTCCTCGGGCTCGGCCCCATCGGGGCGATGGCCGCACGCATCGCGCTCCACCGCGGCGCCGGCCTCGTCATCGGCGTGGACCTCGTCCCCGAACGCCTCGACCGGGTCAGCGCGTACGGGGCCACCTGCCTCGACCTGCGCCGGTACGACAAGGGCAAGGACCTCGGCGACGCGATCCGGGACCTCACCGACGGGCGCGGCACGGACGCCGTGATCGACGCGGTCGGCATGGAGGCCCACGGCGCGCCCGTCGCCAAGGCCGCCCACGCGGCGGTCGGCCTGCTGCCCGACAAGGTCGGCCGGCGCCTGATGGAGACGGCGGGCATCGACCGCCTCACCGCCCTCCACACCGCCATCGACCTGGTGCGCAGGGGCGGCACGGTCTCCATCTCCGGCGTCTACGGCGGCTCCGCCGACCCGATGCCGCTGCTGACCATGTTCGACAAGCAGATCCAGCTCCGCATGGGCCAGGCCAACGTCAAGCGCTGGGTCGACGACCTGCTGCCGCTCCTCGTCGACGGCGACCCGCTGGGCGTGGACTCCTTCGCCACCCACCACCTGCCGCTGGAGCAGGGGCCCCAGGCGTACGAGACCTTCCAGAAGAAGGCCGACGGCATGATCAAGACCCTGCTCGTCCCCTGA
- a CDS encoding SigB/SigF/SigG family RNA polymerase sigma factor: MPEESRYADDPDTAADFRRLLELPGGATRERLRGEIICAWLPMAHRLAARYRNRGETLEDLRQIAAIGLVNAVDRYDPEIGRAFAPFAVPTITGEIKRHFRDRMWSVHVPRRIQNLRNVVRLAHAELAAMGITPSAVRIAEHTGLSEEDVRQGSEALHGFSALSIDAETAPDGSELLLGDRLGVVDEAYDLVLDREAAKPGIRRLAERERRVLYLRFFAGMTQSAIAAELGLSQMHVSRLITESCRRIRESAREQPGEQRILV; this comes from the coding sequence ATGCCCGAGGAAAGCCGGTACGCCGACGACCCCGACACGGCAGCGGATTTCCGGCGTCTCCTGGAGCTGCCCGGCGGGGCCACGCGGGAGCGGCTGCGAGGCGAGATCATCTGCGCCTGGCTGCCCATGGCCCACCGGCTGGCCGCCCGCTACCGCAACCGCGGCGAGACGCTGGAGGACCTGCGGCAGATCGCGGCGATCGGTCTCGTCAACGCCGTGGACCGCTACGACCCCGAGATCGGCCGCGCCTTCGCGCCCTTCGCCGTCCCCACCATCACGGGGGAGATCAAACGGCACTTCCGGGACCGCATGTGGTCGGTGCACGTCCCCCGCCGGATCCAGAACCTCCGCAACGTCGTCCGCCTCGCCCACGCCGAACTGGCCGCCATGGGCATCACCCCCTCGGCCGTCCGGATCGCCGAGCACACCGGGCTGAGTGAGGAGGACGTACGGCAGGGGAGCGAGGCGCTGCACGGCTTCAGCGCCCTGTCCATCGACGCGGAGACCGCCCCCGACGGCAGCGAGCTGCTCCTCGGGGACCGGCTGGGGGTGGTGGACGAGGCGTACGACCTGGTGCTGGACCGCGAGGCGGCGAAACCGGGCATCCGCCGGCTCGCCGAGCGCGAGAGGCGGGTGCTCTACCTGCGGTTCTTCGCCGGTATGACCCAGAGCGCCATCGCCGCCGAACTGGGCCTCTCGCAGATGCACGTCTCCCGGCTGATCACCGAGTCCTGCCGCCGCATCCGCGAGAGCGCCCGCGAGCAGCCCGGGGAGCAGCGCATTCTCGTGTGA
- a CDS encoding SRPBCC family protein: protein MAVRHHLIDRPPAAVWAVLEDGYRYGDWVVGTSDSRPEQGDWPETGSSITYHVHVGPKRFEGRTVVRHIDRPGTLELEAEGGPWGTARIAFDIRPWGGRTLVIVDEHPLRGLGGTLHNPLLDTLLQLRHRTMLARLARLVERVTAAEPDGGPRVAAPAD, encoded by the coding sequence ATGGCTGTACGTCACCACCTCATCGACCGTCCGCCGGCCGCCGTCTGGGCGGTCCTGGAGGACGGGTACCGGTACGGGGACTGGGTGGTCGGGACCTCGGACTCCCGCCCGGAGCAGGGCGACTGGCCCGAGACCGGCTCGTCGATCACGTACCACGTGCATGTCGGGCCCAAGCGGTTCGAGGGGCGCACGGTCGTCCGGCACATCGACCGGCCGGGGACGCTGGAGCTGGAGGCGGAGGGCGGCCCCTGGGGCACGGCCCGGATCGCCTTCGACATCCGCCCGTGGGGCGGGCGGACCCTCGTGATCGTCGACGAACACCCGCTGCGCGGCCTGGGCGGCACGCTCCACAATCCGCTGCTGGACACCCTGCTCCAGCTCCGCCACCGCACCATGCTGGCGCGCCTCGCCCGGCTGGTGGAACGCGTGACGGCCGCAGAACCGGACGGCGGCCCGCGCGTCGCCGCACCCGCCGACTGA
- a CDS encoding NAD(P)/FAD-dependent oxidoreductase, which translates to MVDAVVIGSGPNGLVAANVLADAGWSVEVLEEQDEPGGAVRSDRGVDPAYVNDLFSSFYPLAAVSPVLAALELEREGLRWSRAPRVLAHPLPDGSCAVLEGDRAVTAEGLDGFAPGDGQSWLDLCALWDRLGDDIVASLFSPFPPVVAGTKLLARLRAAGGLRLARSLILPVRRLGEEEFAGEGGRLLLAGNALHADLAPEAAGSGGFGWLMSMLGQFHGFPVPVGGAGALTSALVRRLESRGGRVRCGQRVTEVVVRQARAVGVRTASGDAVPARRAVLADVSAPSLYGELVGAEHLPDRLLDDLRRFQWDFATFKVDWALDGPVPWESPAAATAGTVHLADGVDELSRWASQIARGLIPDRPFLLLGQMTTADATRSPRGTESAWAYTHVPAHVKADAGGEGLSGAWDGAERERMADRVEEQVERYAPGFRTRVRSRRVLAPPTLQAADRNLHHGAINGGTAALHQQAVFRPVPGTGRPETPVKGLYLASASAHPGGGVHGAPGANAARAALRSTHATATALSTAQRMMSRRGRGGRA; encoded by the coding sequence ATGGTCGACGCAGTAGTGATCGGTAGCGGGCCCAACGGCCTGGTGGCCGCCAATGTGCTGGCGGACGCCGGCTGGTCCGTGGAGGTCCTGGAGGAGCAGGACGAGCCGGGCGGCGCGGTCCGCAGCGACCGGGGGGTCGATCCGGCTTACGTCAACGACCTGTTCAGCTCGTTCTACCCGCTGGCGGCGGTCTCCCCGGTGCTGGCGGCCCTGGAGCTGGAACGGGAGGGGCTCCGCTGGAGCCGGGCGCCCCGGGTCCTCGCCCACCCACTCCCGGACGGCAGTTGTGCCGTACTGGAGGGCGACCGGGCGGTCACCGCCGAGGGCCTGGACGGCTTCGCCCCCGGCGACGGGCAGAGCTGGCTGGACCTGTGCGCCCTCTGGGACCGCCTGGGCGACGACATCGTGGCCTCCCTCTTCTCCCCCTTCCCGCCCGTCGTCGCCGGTACCAAGCTGCTCGCCCGGCTGCGGGCGGCGGGCGGGCTGCGGCTGGCCCGCAGCCTCATCCTCCCCGTACGCAGACTGGGCGAGGAGGAGTTCGCCGGCGAGGGCGGACGGCTCCTGCTGGCGGGCAACGCGCTGCACGCGGATCTGGCCCCCGAGGCGGCGGGCAGCGGCGGCTTCGGCTGGCTGATGTCGATGCTGGGGCAGTTCCACGGCTTCCCGGTCCCGGTCGGCGGCGCCGGTGCCCTCACCTCGGCCTTGGTGCGGCGGCTGGAGTCACGCGGGGGCAGGGTGAGGTGCGGGCAGCGGGTGACCGAGGTCGTCGTACGGCAGGCCCGTGCCGTAGGCGTCCGTACGGCCTCCGGCGACGCGGTCCCGGCCCGCAGGGCGGTACTCGCCGATGTGTCCGCGCCCAGCCTGTACGGGGAGTTGGTCGGCGCGGAGCATCTGCCGGACCGGCTCCTCGACGACCTGCGCCGGTTCCAGTGGGACTTCGCCACGTTCAAGGTGGACTGGGCACTCGACGGGCCCGTCCCGTGGGAGAGCCCGGCAGCGGCCACGGCCGGGACCGTGCACCTGGCGGACGGCGTCGACGAACTCAGCCGGTGGGCCTCCCAGATCGCCCGCGGCCTGATCCCGGACCGCCCCTTCCTGCTCCTCGGCCAGATGACCACGGCGGACGCGACCCGCTCGCCCCGGGGCACCGAATCGGCCTGGGCCTACACCCATGTGCCCGCCCACGTGAAGGCGGACGCGGGCGGGGAGGGCCTGTCCGGCGCGTGGGACGGAGCCGAGCGGGAGCGGATGGCGGACCGGGTGGAGGAGCAGGTGGAGCGGTACGCTCCCGGCTTCCGCACCCGCGTACGGTCCCGCCGCGTCCTGGCACCCCCCACCCTCCAGGCGGCCGACCGCAACCTGCACCACGGCGCGATCAACGGCGGCACGGCCGCGCTGCACCAGCAGGCGGTGTTCCGCCCGGTGCCGGGCACGGGCCGCCCCGAGACCCCGGTGAAGGGCCTGTACCTGGCCTCCGCCTCCGCCCACCCGGGCGGCGGCGTCCACGGCGCCCCGGGCGCCAACGCGGCCCGGGCGGCGCTGCGTTCGACCCACGCCACCGCCACCGCGCTGAGCACGGCCCAGCGGATGATGAGCCGCCGGGGGCGGGGCGGCCGGGCCTGA
- a CDS encoding response regulator transcription factor has translation MTDSGTGADGKAPVTVFLLDDHEVVRRGVHDLLDAEPDLTVVGEAGTVAQALARIPALRPQVAVLDIRLPDGDGVSVCRELRSRMPDLACLMLTSFDDEEALLDAIVAGASGYVLKQITGTDLVQAVRTVASGRSLLDPGATARVMARLRGDASQDDRPSGVAALTAREQDILALIGEGLTNREIGLRLHLAEKTVKNNISRILAKLGVERRVQAAVLATEARRQG, from the coding sequence ATGACGGACAGCGGTACGGGCGCCGACGGGAAGGCCCCGGTGACGGTCTTCCTCCTCGACGACCACGAAGTGGTGCGCCGGGGCGTGCACGACCTGCTGGACGCCGAGCCCGACCTGACCGTCGTCGGCGAGGCGGGCACCGTGGCCCAGGCGCTCGCCCGGATCCCGGCCCTGCGCCCCCAGGTCGCGGTCCTGGACATCCGCCTGCCCGACGGGGACGGCGTCAGCGTCTGCCGCGAACTGCGCTCCCGGATGCCCGACCTGGCCTGCCTGATGCTGACATCCTTCGACGACGAGGAAGCGCTGCTGGACGCCATCGTGGCGGGCGCCTCCGGCTACGTACTGAAGCAGATCACCGGCACGGACCTCGTCCAGGCCGTACGCACGGTCGCCTCCGGCCGGTCGCTGCTGGACCCCGGCGCCACCGCCCGCGTCATGGCCCGCCTCCGCGGCGACGCGTCCCAGGACGACCGGCCCTCGGGAGTCGCCGCACTGACCGCCCGGGAGCAGGACATCCTCGCGCTCATCGGCGAAGGGCTCACCAATCGCGAGATCGGCCTGCGGCTCCACCTCGCGGAGAAGACGGTGAAGAACAACATCTCCCGCATCCTGGCCAAGCTCGGCGTCGAACGCCGCGTCCAGGCCGCGGTCCTGGCGACGGAGGCACGACGGCAGGGCTAG